The genomic region TACGGGTCAACGGTCAGCCGGCCGGTTATCTGTATGTGGTGCTGCTTAGCGAAGAACACGACCGCTTCGCCGAACGCGGGGCCACCAGCGCGGCGCTCAATACCGCATTGTTGTCCATTGGGCTGGTGGCGTTGCTGTGCCTGATTGCCGGCCTCACGGCATTTGCCCTGATCACCCGGCCATTGCGCCGTTTGACCGAGAAAGTCAGTCAATTCGATATCAACGGCGTTCCAACCGCTTCGCCCGAACCTGAGCCGGAGCCTTTAGAAAAAGCTGCCAGCCACGATGAAATAGCCGTACTCGACGCGGCCTTTCGGCAGATGCAAGCGCGCCTCGGTGAACAATGGCGCTCGCTGACCCGTCAGGATCAGGAGCGTCGCGAACTGGTGGCCAACATCTCCCACGACCTGCGCACACCGCTGGCCTCGCTACACGGTTACCTGGAAACCCTGTCGCTCAAGGACGCCACCTTGTCCCCCGCTGACCGCCGTCGTTATCTGGGAATCGCTCTGGATCAGAGCCGCAAGGTCGGCGGTCTGGCGCAATCGTTGCTGGAGCTGGTGCGGCTGGAACACGGTTTCGTGCAGCCGGTGCTGGAGCGCTTCTCCCTGACCGATCTGGTGCAGGATATTTTTCAGAAATTCGAACTCAGCGCCGAAGCGCGCCAGATCGAACTCAAGGCCACTTTCGCTCCCAACGTCGCGGTGGCCTGCGCCGACCTGGGGCTGATCGAGCGAGTGCTGACCAACCTGTTCGACAACGCCCTGCGCCACACCCCCCAAGGGGGAGAAATCGAACTCAGTCTCCGCCCTCAAGAGTCTTTTATCGAAGTGACCGTCAGCGACACCGGCCCCGGCATCGCCCCCGAATTACGCGAAGGTCTGTTTCTGCGTCCATTCAACATTGGCGGCGCACGGCGCGATGGCGGACTGGGATTGCGGATCGTGCACCGGATCCTGCAATTGCACGGTCGCAAGATCGAGCTGATCGATGTGCCGGGACGCGGCGCGACTTTTCGCTTCTCCTTGCCGGTGGATGAGCAAACGGCAGAGCAGTGGGTGGTTCGGTCTAAAACCTCTCACCAAAAATACTGACCAGCCACCTGTTCATCCGTGACAACGCAGCGCGGGTCCAATAGATTAGGCGGCCTGAAAAGGCCCTGTGCTTTCTCGCCTCAATCCAAGTTAAAGAAGTAGTGAAATTTCAATGTCCGATTCCAATACCGCTGAATCCGTAGTCACCTTGTCGTCCAAAGCGGAATACGAAAACTCCATCAATCTTTCACAGCACGTGCCTCAGGCCAAGACCATCAGCGAGATGGTTCTGGACGCTTTTCAATCCACCCGGGAAAGCGACCAGATCCGCGAACTGCGCGCCGCGATTCGCCAAGCTCACGACAGCTTCGATGACGATAAAGCCTACGAATTGATGGGCGAACTCAAGCAATTGAAAGACGCCGAAGCCGCAGACATTGCCGCCCTGGAAGACCTGAGCAGCAAATTCCCGATCAGCCGCATTCTGTCCAGCTTCAAGGATGACCCGGCGTTCCAGGAAATCGTTTATGGCCTGGCGCTGAAAGTGCTGAACCAGACTCACCAAGCCATCAGCAACCCGAGCAGCGGCAAGAGCAAAGCGGCTCGCGCCAAAAAAGAAGTTGAAGTGTTCACCATCAGCAAGGACGGCATCAGCGTCACCCTGCCCCTGCGCACCCCGCGCTCGCGCCTGAACGTTGATCGTGAAGCGCTGGAATTCCTGGGTTTCACTTTCGTCGGCGAAGGCGAAGAAGCGGAGCTGGAAAGCGAAACGTTCCTGGACAATGCCGGGGCCGAACAAGCGGTCAACCGCAAGAACATCATCACCGCGCTTCAGCAGCAAACCGCGTTCGACGGCTACAGTATCGCCGCGCAGTAACACGCCACACCTCAAAGCCCCGCCCT from Pseudomonas sp. GGS8 harbors:
- a CDS encoding HAMP domain-containing sensor histidine kinase, encoding MRLPLTQRLSLVFAVLLLVCCGTSVWMQVRSNQMHELEVVQGLSRDLAQHIAHDTVLMDRNGPMPNAVRELFSQLMLVNPSVEVYLLDTGGRIVGSAAPEGRIHREQVDLVPIQRLLKGEALPILGDDPRSVDGRKVFSAAPLRVNGQPAGYLYVVLLSEEHDRFAERGATSAALNTALLSIGLVALLCLIAGLTAFALITRPLRRLTEKVSQFDINGVPTASPEPEPEPLEKAASHDEIAVLDAAFRQMQARLGEQWRSLTRQDQERRELVANISHDLRTPLASLHGYLETLSLKDATLSPADRRRYLGIALDQSRKVGGLAQSLLELVRLEHGFVQPVLERFSLTDLVQDIFQKFELSAEARQIELKATFAPNVAVACADLGLIERVLTNLFDNALRHTPQGGEIELSLRPQESFIEVTVSDTGPGIAPELREGLFLRPFNIGGARRDGGLGLRIVHRILQLHGRKIELIDVPGRGATFRFSLPVDEQTAEQWVVRSKTSHQKY